Proteins encoded by one window of Cloeon dipterum chromosome 4, ieCloDipt1.1, whole genome shotgun sequence:
- the LOC135943522 gene encoding uncharacterized protein LOC135943522, with protein MKMDEIPVRSGPEEMDLSSDTSVAPRPAFISRENSKRSVHLRSPSSLKILTMDTILKNCDYYENKFAGFSGFQFLTPPVLQILIEYIDAKTDRFLTPNFAKMLLNENTHFANIGSVDEKHRQDLYDYMITNCSVRLKIIQNLWLDANLQIEVCDLLKFKNLVALELLQLECTDEILDLICTNLPELRSLGVTFMEYDITDEGLSLLPNLQSLVKISFRADENDHTDYTRMLQRIMEEFGVNWELKSFYVPGLKRSLSVEDERSSFKKPVAGRIGSYIKKKLVRAFSKEGGM; from the exons ATGAAAATGGATGAGATCCCAGTGAG gaGTGGTCCCGAAGAAATGGATCTTTCTTCTGACACTTCAGTGGCTCCACGGCCAGCATTTATCAGCCGAGAAAATAGCAAACGTAGTGTGCACCTGCGAAGTCCTTCGTCGCTGAAGATCCTGACAATGgacacaattttgaaaaactgtgATTACTACGAAAACAAGTTCGCTGGATTCTCTGGTTTCCAATTTTTGA CTCCACCTGTGCTACAGATTCTAATTGAGTACATTGACGCAAAAACAGATCGTTTTTTAACaccaaattttgccaaaatgcttttgaatgaaaatactCATTTTGCAAACATTGGAAGTGTGGATGAGAAGCACCGACAAGATCTGTACGACTACATGATAACTAACTGCAGCGTGCGATTAAAGATAATCCAAAATCTCTGGCTTGatgcaaatttgcaaatcGAAGTGTGTGATCTCCTCAAGTTCAAGAACTTGGTGGCCTTGGAGCTCCTCCAGCTAGAGTGTACGGACGAAATTCTCGACCTGATTTGCACCAACTTGCCGGAATTAAG gtCGCTGGGAGTGACCTTCATGGAATACGACATCACGGACGAGGGTTTGAGCCTTCTGCCGAATCTGCAGTCCttggtgaaaatttcattcaggGCGGACGAAAACGACCACACAGACTACACTCGCATGCTCCAGAGGATAATGGAGGAGTTTGGTGTCAACTGGGAACTCAAGTCGTTTTATGTGCCTGGCCTGAAAAGGTCGCTTTCCGTGGAAGACGAACGCAGCTCGTTCAAAAAACCAGTGGCTGGCAGAATCGGCTCCTacatcaagaaaaaattggtGCGCGCTTTCTCCAAGGAAGGGGGaatgtaa
- the LOC135943521 gene encoding TRMT1-like protein — protein sequence MTDFDSTFGVRIGKNPRKTNEFPTKEVSEYGVKLLVDGGSINPKQSACHYDYQLSLTRALVATSIAAFDKSGLEERKMQCLEAFPSTGASGLLWAKHLSSEVTKFHLNCSYEPSVMERVQENIKINDLGDKVQVLNFDPFSINNDHSFFNFVYLEGFANSSQYLDNIFKRIPRRGMVAISTVDDPAIYCKSPEVAQRHYGGLIGKTLYYKELAARLIVAAAARSAARSNRGIRVMWVYNFKSSISMLLQVDKGPAKANESLKNTRSLIHCNICEERAFYPDTNYVIENPYSLLACSCKSKMPGKTAINIGPVWSGELFDANFLQKMVSECSAFPWKSEAGEILSQLLEEALCPETTPLTCAVSQSDGDDPPNKRVCVETAAPPFYYNLHHNRPKDSKMIKADKVVTFLRSNGFRASRTHFDREAVKTNASVAELLQIIRSGGLKAQE from the exons ATGACGGATTTTGACAGTACTTTTGGTGTTCGCATTGGGAAAAATCCCAGGAAAACCAATGAGTTTCCCACAAAAGAAGTCAGCGAATATGGGGTTAAATTATTAGTGGACGGTGGGTCAATAAATCCGAAGCAATCCGCCTGTCACTATGACTATCAGCTCTCGCTCACCCG AGCTCTTGTGGCAACTAGTATCGCTGCTTTTGACAAATCTGGTCTggaggagagaaaaatgcaatGTCTGGAAGCATTTCCGTCGACAGGAGCGTCTGGACTCTTGTGGGCCAAGCACCTCTCTTCTGAAGTCACCAAATTCCACTTGAACTGCAGCTATGAACCGAGTGTGATGGAGCGGgttcaagaaaatattaaaatcaatgacCTTGGGGACAAGGTGCAAGTGCTCAACTTCGACCCATTCTCCATAAATAATGACCACtcttttttcaactttgt aTACCTGGAAGGGTTTGCGAATTCTTCCCAGTATTTGGACAACATCTTCAAGAGAATACCACGGAGAGGAATGGTTGCAATTTCCACGGTGGACGACCCAGCCATATATTGCAAATCACCGGAAGTTGCCCAGAGACACTATGGGGGTCTCATTGGGAAGACGCTTTATTACAAGGAACTGGCTGCAAGACTCAttgtcgcagcagcagcacg ATCAGCTGCTCGCTCGAATAGAGGAATTAGAGTGATGTGGGTCTACAACTTCAAGTCGTCCATCTCGATGCTGCTGCAAGTGGACAAAGGACCTGCCAAGGCCAACGAGTCCTTGAAGAACACCCGCAGCTTGATCCACTGCAACATCTGTGAAGAGAGGGCGTTCTACCCTGACACAAATTACGTAATAG AAAATCCGTATAGCCTTCTAGCATGCTCTTGCAAATCTAAGATGCCTGGGAAAACGGCCATCAATATTGGACCGGTTTGGAGTGGTGAACTCTTTGATGCGAATTTCCTCCAAAAAATGGTGTCTGAGTGCTCTGCATTTCCGTGGAAAAGCGAAGCCGGTGAAATCCTCAGCCAGCTGTTGGAAGAAGCTTTGTGCCCTGAAACAACGCCGTTGACCTGTGCTGTCTCACAATCTGATGGTGATGACCCGCCAAACAAGAGAGTTTGTGTCGAAACTGCCGCCCCTCCATTCTATTACAATTTGCACCACAACCGGCCCAAAGATTCTAAAATGATCAAGGCAGACAAAGTTGTCACGTTCCTCCGCAGCAACGGCTTCCGCGCCAGTCGAACACACTTTGATCGTGAAGCAGTCAAAACCAACGCCTCTGTTGCAGAACTGCTGCAAATCATTCGCTCAGGCGGGCTTAAAGCACAAGAATAA